A single Arachnia propionica DNA region contains:
- the cydD gene encoding thiol reductant ABC exporter subunit CydD, translated as MPGPVEPRLLKRAGATRNYLVASVLVGILTSGLVIAQAWLLARTVAIVLTYRALPGDWLPTLVLLLAIFAARGLLAWVNSVLAHRSAAAVKSRLRRDVLAAHLIRPVASSATLTKVTTTGLDALDGYFSKYLPQLGLAASVPFLVGGVLLLADWPSALIVAFTLPLVPVFMALIGWTTQAATRRAFTRADKLANHFADLIQGLPTLQAFARARAQRRGLEITEEQFRGQTIKVLYTAFLSSFALELLASLSVALVAVTVGFRLAGGEMPFETALFVLILAPEAFLPVRQVGVHFHDSADGVAAANAALDLIELGDEPGGGGLPEGSRLTLEEVTFTWPGTTTPAVTGLSLDVPEGRVVALTGASGGGKSTALGLVMGFQRPDSGRVLIDGTDLTGLDVTRWRARTAWVGQNPGMVTGTVGDNVALGHPGVPDTELAAALRDAGADFPLCKPVGDDGEGLSAGERRRVALARALIRIRHGGARLLILDEPTAGLDADAEAAVIRAVRDSGAGALVVSHRSAVLAAADEVVRL; from the coding sequence ATGCCCGGACCCGTGGAGCCCAGACTCCTGAAACGCGCCGGGGCGACCAGGAACTACCTGGTCGCCTCGGTTCTCGTCGGCATCCTGACCTCGGGGCTGGTGATCGCCCAGGCGTGGTTGCTGGCGCGCACCGTCGCGATCGTCCTCACCTACCGGGCGCTGCCCGGCGACTGGCTGCCCACCCTGGTGCTGCTGCTCGCCATCTTCGCGGCGCGCGGCCTGCTGGCCTGGGTCAACTCGGTGCTGGCGCACCGCTCCGCGGCGGCAGTGAAGTCGCGGCTGCGGCGCGACGTGCTCGCCGCGCACCTGATCCGCCCGGTGGCCTCATCCGCGACGCTGACGAAGGTCACCACCACCGGCCTCGACGCGCTGGACGGCTACTTCTCCAAATATCTGCCGCAGCTCGGCCTGGCGGCGAGCGTGCCCTTCCTGGTCGGTGGGGTGCTGCTGCTGGCCGACTGGCCGAGCGCCCTAATCGTCGCGTTCACGCTGCCGCTGGTGCCCGTCTTCATGGCCCTGATCGGCTGGACCACGCAGGCCGCGACCCGCCGCGCCTTCACGCGCGCCGACAAACTGGCCAACCACTTCGCCGACCTCATCCAGGGCCTGCCGACCCTCCAGGCCTTCGCACGCGCCCGGGCCCAGCGCAGGGGCCTGGAAATCACGGAAGAACAGTTCCGCGGCCAGACCATCAAGGTTCTCTACACCGCCTTCTTGTCCTCGTTCGCACTGGAGCTGCTGGCGTCGCTGTCGGTGGCGCTCGTGGCGGTGACCGTGGGATTCCGGCTCGCCGGCGGCGAAATGCCCTTCGAGACCGCCCTGTTCGTGCTGATCCTCGCCCCCGAGGCCTTCCTGCCAGTGCGGCAGGTGGGGGTTCACTTCCACGACTCCGCCGACGGCGTGGCCGCCGCGAACGCCGCCCTCGACCTGATCGAGCTGGGAGACGAACCCGGCGGCGGTGGCCTTCCCGAGGGGTCGCGGCTGACCCTGGAGGAGGTCACCTTCACCTGGCCGGGAACCACCACCCCCGCCGTCACCGGATTGTCCCTAGACGTGCCGGAGGGTCGCGTGGTGGCCCTCACCGGGGCCTCGGGAGGCGGGAAATCCACGGCCCTGGGCCTGGTGATGGGTTTCCAACGCCCCGACTCCGGCCGGGTCCTGATCGACGGGACCGACCTGACCGGCCTCGACGTCACGCGGTGGCGGGCCCGCACCGCCTGGGTCGGGCAGAATCCCGGCATGGTGACCGGCACCGTCGGCGACAACGTCGCCCTGGGGCATCCCGGCGTCCCGGATACGGAACTCGCAGCCGCCCTGCGCGACGCCGGGGCCGATTTCCCCCTCTGCAAACCCGTCGGCGACGACGGCGAGGGCCTGTCGGCCGGGGAGCGGCGACGGGTGGCGCTGGCCCGGGCGTTGATCCGGATCCGGCACGGCGGGGCACGGCTGCTGATCCTCGACGAACCCACCGCGGGGCTCGACGCGGACGCCGAGGCGGCCGTGATCCGCGCCGTGCGCGACTCGGGGGCGGGTGCGCTGGTGGTCAGCCACCGCAGCGCAGTGCTGGCGGCCGCCGACGAGGTGGTGAGGCTGTGA
- the cydB gene encoding cytochrome d ubiquinol oxidase subunit II → MPLLETAVPALNVVWFLLIAVLWIGFFFLEGFDFGVAMLLPVLGRNDKERRVMVNTIGPTWDGNEVWLLTAGGATFAAFPGWYATLFSGLYLPLLLVLVGLILRGVAFEYRSKHPNAKWRNMFDVFATYGSLTAALVLGVGFANFAIGLANDGKLWNGSFFGLFGPFALLGGVLFVALFMVHGATFLALKSRGEIHDRARGFVRTWGWPIVGLLAVFVVCQHVFWPAASEFGNFAALGWVTAAVAVVALAASVFMTAHREREGWGFVLGGLSILAMVAGLFVRMYGNLGFAQDESQPVAARLNIVTAASSETTLTIMTWAAVIFVPIVLAYQAWSYWVFSRRISTKNIPDKIVY, encoded by the coding sequence ATGCCTCTGCTTGAAACCGCCGTCCCGGCGCTGAACGTCGTCTGGTTCCTGCTGATCGCCGTTTTGTGGATCGGCTTCTTCTTCCTGGAGGGCTTCGACTTCGGCGTCGCCATGCTCCTGCCCGTGCTCGGTCGAAACGACAAGGAACGCCGCGTGATGGTCAACACCATCGGCCCCACCTGGGACGGCAACGAGGTGTGGCTGCTGACCGCGGGCGGCGCCACCTTCGCGGCCTTCCCCGGCTGGTACGCCACCTTGTTCTCCGGGCTCTACCTGCCGCTGCTGCTGGTGCTGGTGGGGCTGATCCTGCGCGGGGTGGCGTTCGAGTACCGCTCCAAGCATCCCAACGCCAAGTGGCGCAACATGTTCGATGTCTTCGCCACCTACGGGTCGCTGACGGCGGCCTTGGTGCTTGGCGTCGGGTTCGCGAATTTCGCGATCGGCCTGGCCAACGACGGGAAGCTGTGGAACGGCAGTTTCTTCGGGTTGTTCGGTCCGTTCGCGCTGCTGGGCGGGGTGTTGTTCGTCGCCCTGTTCATGGTGCACGGCGCCACCTTCCTGGCGTTGAAGTCGCGCGGCGAGATCCACGACCGCGCCCGCGGGTTCGTGCGCACCTGGGGTTGGCCGATCGTTGGGCTGCTGGCGGTCTTCGTGGTCTGCCAGCACGTGTTCTGGCCCGCAGCTTCCGAGTTCGGGAACTTCGCCGCACTCGGGTGGGTCACGGCCGCGGTCGCCGTGGTCGCGCTGGCCGCGTCGGTGTTCATGACCGCCCACCGGGAACGGGAGGGCTGGGGTTTCGTGCTGGGTGGCCTGTCAATCCTCGCGATGGTCGCGGGACTGTTCGTGCGGATGTACGGCAACCTGGGGTTCGCGCAGGACGAGTCGCAGCCGGTGGCGGCCCGCCTCAACATCGTCACCGCCGCCAGCTCCGAGACGACCCTGACGATCATGACCTGGGCGGCCGTGATCTTCGTGCCCATCGTGCTGGCCTACCAGGCGTGGAGCTACTGGGTGTTCAGCAGGCGCATCAGCACCAAGAACATCCCGGACAAGATCGTCTACTAA
- the cydC gene encoding thiol reductant ABC exporter subunit CydC, producing MRGLLTDLIRAIPLGRLRLGLAVLLAVAASASSVALMGVSAWLISFAALLPPVLYLQAPAVGVRTFAISRGVFRYVERLVGHDVALRMQSGLRMRTYDSLARTTLIGARRGDLLTRVVADTEAVTDVVVRVLIPVASGLLVITGASVGIAVISPWAGVALFATTLLAGVVVPLFAQRATLAADHDAAPTRGELADAVREVARTAPDLVAYGAEHTSLARLLEVDDRLKRLEARGAWVRGVATSAQVLAAGGAVVAGLAIGGPAVASGTMHPTFLAVLALVPLALHEVLATFVAAAQTWTRTRSSLARVREILDADPVGTGDVVPDGEAGPGLELDGVAIGWPGAPVLRNGLDLVVKPGEKVACTGASGIGKTTLAVTAMGLIPPHAGTVRRGGRVGYLAQDAHIFTTSVAENVRIGNKDATDEQVRDALHRAGLPLDPGRLVGEDGGTLSGGERRRLALARLLVADRDLWILDEPTEHLDQATAEALMSDVWRACEGRAVLVISHDPAVVAACDRELHLA from the coding sequence GTGAGGGGGCTGCTCACGGACCTGATCCGCGCCATCCCACTGGGTCGGCTGCGCCTGGGGCTGGCGGTGCTGCTGGCCGTCGCGGCGTCGGCGTCGTCGGTGGCGCTGATGGGGGTCTCCGCGTGGCTGATCAGTTTCGCAGCCCTGCTGCCCCCCGTGCTGTACCTCCAGGCCCCGGCCGTGGGGGTGCGGACCTTCGCGATCTCGCGTGGGGTGTTCCGTTACGTGGAGCGTCTCGTCGGGCACGACGTCGCGTTGCGGATGCAGTCGGGGCTGCGGATGCGCACCTACGACTCGCTGGCCCGCACCACCCTGATCGGCGCCCGCCGCGGCGACCTGCTGACCCGGGTGGTCGCCGACACCGAGGCCGTCACCGACGTCGTGGTGAGGGTGCTGATTCCCGTCGCATCGGGCCTGCTGGTGATCACCGGCGCTTCGGTTGGGATCGCGGTCATCTCGCCGTGGGCGGGGGTGGCGCTGTTCGCCACCACCCTGCTGGCCGGAGTCGTGGTGCCGCTGTTCGCGCAGCGCGCCACCCTGGCCGCCGACCACGACGCCGCCCCGACCCGCGGGGAACTCGCCGACGCCGTCCGTGAAGTGGCCCGCACCGCCCCCGACCTGGTCGCCTACGGCGCCGAACACACCTCCCTGGCGAGGCTGCTGGAGGTCGACGACCGCCTGAAACGGCTGGAGGCGCGCGGCGCGTGGGTGCGGGGCGTGGCCACCTCGGCGCAGGTGCTCGCCGCAGGAGGTGCCGTGGTCGCGGGACTGGCGATCGGCGGTCCCGCCGTCGCCTCCGGGACCATGCACCCCACCTTCCTGGCGGTCCTGGCGCTGGTGCCGCTTGCCCTGCACGAGGTGCTGGCGACGTTCGTGGCGGCCGCCCAGACGTGGACCCGCACCCGCTCCTCCCTGGCCCGCGTCCGGGAGATTCTCGACGCCGACCCGGTCGGCACCGGTGACGTCGTCCCGGACGGGGAGGCCGGCCCCGGACTGGAACTCGACGGCGTGGCCATCGGCTGGCCCGGCGCCCCGGTGCTCCGAAACGGCCTCGACCTGGTGGTGAAACCCGGGGAGAAGGTGGCCTGCACCGGCGCCTCCGGCATCGGCAAAACCACCTTGGCGGTGACCGCCATGGGGCTGATCCCGCCTCACGCGGGCACGGTGCGGCGGGGCGGCCGGGTCGGGTACCTGGCCCAGGACGCCCACATCTTCACCACCTCCGTCGCCGAGAACGTGCGGATCGGCAACAAGGACGCCACCGACGAGCAGGTCCGCGACGCCCTGCACCGCGCCGGCCTGCCGCTGGATCCCGGCCGGCTCGTCGGGGAGGACGGCGGCACCCTCTCCGGCGGGGAACGCCGCCGCCTGGCCCTGGCGAGGCTGCTGGTGGCCGACCGCGATCTGTGGATCCTCGACGAACCCACCGAGCACCTCGACCAGGCCACCGCCGAGGCCCTGATGAGCGACGTGTGGCGGGCCTGCGAGGGGCGGGCGGTGCTGGTCATCAGCCACGACCCGGCAGTGGTCGCGGCCTGCGACCGGGAACTGCACCTGGCGTGA
- a CDS encoding cytochrome ubiquinol oxidase subunit I, with amino-acid sequence MDPVAIARWQFGITTVYHFLFVPITIAMSMLVAVLQTFWVRTGKERYLRLTKFFGKLFLINFALGVVTGIVQEFQFGMNWSEYSRFVGDVFGAPLALEALIAFFLESTFLGLWIFGWDKLPKKIHLACIYAAAIGTMLSSVFILAANSWMQNPVGTKFNSELGRAELDGVGGFLEVLTNPLLLSALPHVIFASYMVAGGLIAGISAWHLARPGVSEEDAATYRWATKFGAWVLIAGSALTFYTGDAQAKAITQLQPSKIAAAEGAFEDTGDFSLLTLPNTDQTGTVVDIKVPNILSIIAGVPQIKGIDTIRERYARHGYSLQDGSQTKLQSQYAEQLAGRYGGINPIPDVNVTYWSFRMMMVFGGLGLLIGIYLLWVIRKGRTPKPSKLWTTLMAAMPLLPLLGISFGWIFTEMGRQPWLVAGVMPTEAGISPTTSAGDVLFSLIVYTLLYGLLAVIEVGLFLRYTAKGLPEVTEPKVSEDPDAPMSFAY; translated from the coding sequence ATGGACCCCGTCGCAATAGCACGGTGGCAATTTGGAATCACCACCGTCTACCATTTTCTCTTCGTACCGATCACGATCGCGATGTCGATGCTCGTGGCGGTACTTCAGACGTTCTGGGTGCGCACCGGCAAGGAGCGGTACCTACGGCTGACGAAGTTCTTCGGGAAGCTGTTCCTGATCAACTTCGCCCTGGGAGTGGTGACGGGCATCGTCCAGGAGTTCCAGTTCGGGATGAACTGGTCGGAGTACTCCCGCTTCGTCGGCGACGTCTTCGGTGCGCCCCTGGCCCTGGAGGCCCTGATCGCCTTCTTCCTCGAATCCACCTTCCTGGGGCTGTGGATCTTCGGCTGGGACAAGCTGCCGAAGAAGATCCACCTGGCCTGCATCTACGCCGCTGCCATCGGCACCATGCTGTCGTCGGTGTTCATCCTGGCCGCGAACTCCTGGATGCAGAACCCGGTGGGCACCAAGTTCAACTCCGAGCTGGGACGCGCCGAGCTCGACGGCGTGGGCGGGTTCCTGGAGGTCCTGACCAACCCGCTGCTGCTGTCCGCGCTGCCGCACGTCATCTTCGCCTCCTACATGGTCGCGGGCGGGTTGATCGCGGGCATCTCCGCCTGGCACCTGGCAAGGCCGGGAGTCTCCGAGGAGGACGCGGCCACCTACCGGTGGGCGACGAAGTTCGGCGCCTGGGTCCTGATCGCCGGTTCCGCCCTCACCTTCTACACCGGCGACGCGCAGGCCAAGGCCATCACGCAGCTCCAACCGTCGAAGATCGCCGCCGCCGAGGGGGCCTTCGAGGACACCGGCGACTTCTCGCTGCTGACCCTGCCCAACACCGACCAGACCGGCACCGTCGTCGACATCAAGGTCCCGAACATCCTGTCGATCATCGCCGGGGTGCCGCAGATCAAGGGCATCGACACCATCCGCGAGCGGTACGCCCGGCACGGCTACTCGCTGCAGGACGGGTCGCAGACGAAACTCCAGTCCCAGTACGCCGAGCAGCTCGCCGGAAGATACGGCGGCATCAACCCGATCCCGGACGTGAACGTCACCTACTGGTCGTTCCGCATGATGATGGTCTTCGGTGGTCTCGGCCTGCTGATCGGGATCTACCTGCTGTGGGTGATCCGCAAGGGCCGCACCCCCAAACCGTCGAAATTGTGGACGACGCTGATGGCCGCGATGCCGCTGCTGCCGCTGCTCGGGATCTCGTTCGGCTGGATCTTCACCGAGATGGGACGCCAACCCTGGCTGGTGGCGGGCGTCATGCCCACCGAGGCGGGCATCTCCCCCACCACGAGCGCGGGTGACGTGTTGTTCTCGCTGATCGTCTACACGCTGCTGTACGGCCTGCTGGCGGTGATCGAGGTCGGCCTGTTCCTCCGCTACACGGCCAAGGGTCTGCCCGAGGTGACCGAACCGAAGGTCTCCGAGGATCCCGACGCCCCAATGTCCTTCGCGTACTGA